Proteins encoded together in one Chelonoidis abingdonii isolate Lonesome George chromosome 1, CheloAbing_2.0, whole genome shotgun sequence window:
- the LOC116819582 gene encoding 2-oxoglutarate receptor 1-like, with translation MNTVSEDLANFTTLPSHAETFKNCTDEEFLQIKSSLSALYSIIFLVCFPGNVIVIFTYIFKMRPWKSSTIIMLNLSVTDLLYLATLPFLIHYSVNGDNWIFGVFMCKFIRFNFYINLYSSIFFLTCFSIFRYIVVIYPTSCFFVWKRRWAVVACTAVWVISLVVASPLNFLITSKENQNKSICMDLTTSEDLETSRWYNWLLTVFAFFLPLLIVTLCYTVIIYTLATGPHTHTLYKQKARKLAILLLVVFYFCFLPFHVLRGTQIELQLHPVSCVTENQTYALFIVSMPLAALNTLGNLLLYVVMGDNFQQAILSLLKLKTNKTTK, from the coding sequence ATGAATACGGTATCCGAAGACCTAGCCAATTTTACCACTTTGCCAAGCCATGCAGAGACCTTCAAAAACTGCACAGATGAAGAATTCTTACAGATAAAATCCTCTCTGTCTGCTCTTTACAGCATAATCTTTCTGGTGTGCTTCCCAGGGAACGTGATTGTAATTTTCACGTATATTTTCAAGATGCGGCCCTGGAAAAGCAGCACCATCATTATGTTAAACTTGTCTGTCACTGACCTGTTGTACTTAGCTACTCTTCCTTTTTTGATACACTACTCTGTTAATGGAGATAATTGGATCTTTGGAGTCTTCATGTGCAAGTTTATTCGCTTCAATTTCTACATCAACTTGTACAGCAGCATCTTTTTCCTCACTTGCTTCAGCATTTTCCGCTACATTGTAGTCATCTATCCAACCAGCTgcttttttgtttggaaaagGAGATGGGCAGTGGTGGCTTGCACTGCAGTTTGGGTGATTTCCCTGGTGGTTGCCAGTCCTCTGAACTTTCTGATCACTTCCAAAGAGAATCAAAACAAATCTATTTGCATGGATCTTACCACTTCTGAAGACCTGGAAACTAGCAGGTGGTATAACTGGCTTCTGACTGTGTTCGCCTTCTTCTTACCCTTGCTAATTGTGACTCTGTGTTACACTGTGATTATTTACACATTGGCTACAGGGCCTCATACTCACACTTTGTACAAGCAGAAGGCTCGCAAACTTGCCATTCTTCTCTTGGtggtgttttatttctgtttcctaCCCTTTCATGTCTTGAGGGGGACTCAGATAGAACTACAGCTTCATCCAGTTAGCTGTGTCACTGAGAACCAAACCTATGCTTTATTTATTGTATCTATGCCCTTAGCGGCACTAAATACACTTGGTAACTTATTACTCTATGTTGTGATGGGAGATAACTTCCAGCAGGCCATCCTCTCTCTTTTGAAATTGAAGACAAACAAGACCACGAAATAG